The genome window CTTTTGCTAATGCGACAACGAGAGGAGTAAGGGTGTTTCTCTGACTCCAATTGCTGTTCACAAGATCCGGAATCACTTTCGTGGAAGTCGTAAATCCCAATCGTTCCAAAACGGGAACGTTCAGCGAAATCACGGGAGGAAGCATACCGTAGATCAGCTCCGGACTCGGAACGATCAGGGACCAAAGAGCGGGATATACGAACGTAACTTGAAACGCCTGTTGACCGTCGGCTCCGAATCCCCAGCCTTCCAAAAGCATCACCGAATCTCCCGGAATGCTGGAAAGATAGGTAAGATCGGAACCGGCCGCGCTGTATGTTTTTACGTAGTTCGTATTGTCGATGGTCCAGCGGCCGTTGTCCGCCGCGCAGGAAGTAGGATTGCAGTTCGGTTTGAGATTCAGCATTCCCACCAGACCGTTTCCAATTGCGGTGATAAACAGAGCTTCTTCGAAGGCGACCGTGGCCGCAAGTTTAGCGCGAACGGGAAGAACGGCGACAAATCGTTTTTCATACAAAAGCCACTGGAGATTTTTGTAGAACGCTTCTTCGTCGCTGTCAACGGCACGCTGGGAATCGGTCTTTTGAATTTCGGAGATCGTATAAAACGTATTCGGAACGTTCGCTCCGTTCTGATAATTACCGCGCAACCCGACATATTTCGTGTTATTCGGAGCGGGCAGATTCAACTGAACCTCGTATCTATGCGTCTGCCAGGTCGGCTGGAAGAGAGTTTCGGATAAGTCGCTGTTCCGCGTGATCGTTCCGTCCGGAGAAAGATAATTTCCCGCGCCGTCTCTGCGATTTTTATTATAATAAGGTCCGTATCCGCCGTAGGTCACGCGTTTGATCCAATTCAGAGCCCAAGGAAGCGTTTTGTTGTAAACGCGATCGAAGTTCGCCGCGGCCGGATCGGTAACGGGAGCGGTAATCCCTCTCGCATTGTCCTCCAAAAGGGAAAGAACGCGGCTGTTCAAATCGAAAGAATGAACCGCGCCGTCCCGAAAGACCTTATTGCTGGCCTTACTTAAATTTGTAATATTCTTAAAATTGAATGAATCCGAAGAACCCATCACCGACCTTAAGGAATGAATCGCGTCCCCTACGGTCAATTCTCCGCCCGTGGTTCCCGTGATCCAATCGTTCGAAGTCGCCGCGGTATTCCAGGTAAAACCGTAGTTGTTCGCGATCGTTAGAACGACAAAGAGGGTTTCGAGAGCGGACATGGAACGGCTCGTTCCGTCGTAGGCGCGATCCTTACCGTCTGCGTCGATTCGGATCAATTCCTTGAGGGAATTGTCCACGTTGGACGGCGCAACGGCAAAATCCAACAAAGCCAGATTCTCCGCCGTTTTTTGCAAAAGATTGACCGGTGTTGCGGTTAACGTTCCCGTATCCAAAAGACTGCGAACGATCTGAAACGATTCCATTAGAAACGATTTCAGTTCCGCAGGATGTAGAGGATCGCTGTAATCCGCGTTGTATTGCGCTCCTCCCGCCGTGAAATACTTATCCAAATTGAAAACCAATTCTTTCATCGCGGTGTTCGGAGTCTTGAAATCGCTGAAGCCCGCGCGTTTGAACATCATTTCGCCCAAGTCGTAGATGATGGAAATAAAACCGTCTTTGAGGGACCGATCCGCAACCAACACCGGATCAAAAAAACCGTTCAAAAGACTTTCCACTCCCGCCCTTGCGTTTGCGTTTGCGACCAAACCCTTGTAACCGACGTCTTCGATCTCCACTAAAAGATCGCGCGTGCTTGTGCTTTTTAAATCGGATGCAAATTGTTGAATAGACTGAGTGACTTGATCCTTCGTTTTGGAAAGATATTCCTGACGAATCGCGTTAGCCGAAATCGGAAGAAGATTCCGAACCACTGGTTTCGGATACGCGCGGATTTTTTCAAAAAGGGGCTGAACGGCGTCGTAAGCTCCGGGGTTCGTGGTTTCCATTTTTTCGATCAAAGAGGCGCCGTCGGAACTCAAGTTTTGTATGCTGGAACGGCTGACCAAAAGCGCCGACTGGGCGGCGCGGAGGGTTCCGAGATTGTCTTCCCGGCTTGCTTTGGCGAGGTTATCTCCCAAAGCCTTGTTGAAATCGACGGGATCTAAACTGACAAAAAAGCTTTTGAGAACGGGGAATCCGTTCAAAACAGTAAATAGGGAAATTCCATCGTATGAATTGACGTTATCAAAGAAAATATTGGTGTCGTATTTGGTGGATTGCGGCTTACATCCGAGAACTAAGAGGAGCGTAATCGGAAAAGCCATTAGAATTCTATAAAATAGAATTCTATTTTCTGAAAGAGCGAGGGCAAAGTTCGACTTTCGATTGCTGTTTGTTTTCAAATTCATCCCTAAGATCCTCTTCGTCGGTTTCCCTGGAGGCATTTCCCTGTAACGTTCGTTACGGAGATTTATATATATACTAAATTCTAATTATTTTGGGAATATATGCAATTGTTTTTTTATATCAATCGTTCAAATTTTATATCGATCGCTACAGTATATGATAAAAAGCTCATATTTAAAATAACGATTGTTATATTAAGGGCAAGGGCTTCTGGACACAAAAAGGGCCGGTCTCCCTAGGACGGAAGACCGGCCCTTCTCCGATTTAAAAATCGATGGAAAACCTAGGCACCGGCGCTTTGAGGCGCGTATTTCTTCTTGTAGATCGCATATCCGATTCCTCCCAAAAGGAGAACCAGCCAAATATACCAGAATTTAATCAGAAGAATGGTGATTGCCGTAATGACAAAGGCGATCACACCTAAAACGACCTTGATCAGACCGCTACCCAAATCTCCAAGAAACGGAATAAAGCTGAGTAAAGAAGTCAAAGGACCGGCCATCATCGTAAAGCTCCCGAACATCGCCAGAAAGCCGACAAATCTTCCGACCCATTTCATCGTGTTGTCATCGGACTTGATATCCGCCATCGTTTCCGCAAAACCTCCCACGCTCGCGTTCAAGAATTTATTTCCTTCCGAAGAAGTGAACTGACCGACTTTTGAACCCTTCACGTCTCCGATAAAGGTCATATCACCTTCCGGAATCGGAGTCACGGAAACCTTCACTCGTTCGCATCCTTCCTTTTCGGTTTCAGCACAAGCCTTGGAACTATGGAGATAACCGTCCGCATATACGAAACCGTTGGAAATGATTTCGTCCTCGTTCGCGTCTCTCGAAGAAACTTGTGAAGTGAAATCGACGTCGCTTAAATTCACCGAGTAATTCTTACCTTCCGCGGTGATCGTTCCGCCGTTCGCGGAATCCGATTGGTCTTTTAC of Leptospira sanjuanensis contains these proteins:
- a CDS encoding TMEM43 family protein, producing MAFESPDGMSSTESVGFLSQMGNSFKSILTGIVLLPVSFIIIYNVETCEQASAALKNAVPAGQAKEGQPSYVTGTLKANSLGGEFVKSGPYISYAVSSEVYAWDEEVKTEGSGSNKKEVRNCVLEWTSSPENPSSFKLSGCRAKAFHRKSVKDQSDSANGGTITAEGKNYSVNLSDVDFTSQVSSRDANEDEIISNGFVYADGYLHSSKACAETEKEGCERVKVSVTPIPEGDMTFIGDVKGSKVGQFTSSEGNKFLNASVGGFAETMADIKSDDNTMKWVGRFVGFLAMFGSFTMMAGPLTSLLSFIPFLGDLGSGLIKVVLGVIAFVITAITILLIKFWYIWLVLLLGGIGYAIYKKKYAPQSAGA